In one Pseudoliparis swirei isolate HS2019 ecotype Mariana Trench chromosome 23, NWPU_hadal_v1, whole genome shotgun sequence genomic region, the following are encoded:
- the LOC130188555 gene encoding lysosomal alpha-glucosidase-like: MGAYANHYYKLCCFHLTLKDPSSQRYEVKLPAGVPQSAADTTKDALYSTEYQSDPFGFIVRRKSNGRVIMNTTVAPLLFADQYLQLSTALASSLVSGLGEHYTSLLLDLNWTSLTLWNRNMAPHADANLYGSHPFYIVQEEDGSAHGVFLLNSNAIEVLLQPTPALTWVAIGGILDLYVFLGPDPQTVIRQYLQVIGYPMMPPYWSLGFHLCRWGYTTTMTTRHVAQRMHNATFPMDVQWNDLDYANKDRVFTFDPWRFGDLPEMVKDFHERGMKYILILDPGISSSSPPGTYSPFDDGLKRDVFIKNATGHILIGKVWPGPTAFPDFTNPETRRWWEDCIREFHSKVPVDGLWIDMNEPASFVQGSVEGCPDSDLENPPYTPKVVGGQLNSGTLCMSAQQKLSTHYNLHNMYGLTEAEATHRGHRSQRSSRADVEHGASSEAFS; this comes from the exons atggGGGCCTACGCcaatcactactataaactat GCTGCTTCCATCTCACT TTAAAGGACCCGTCATCTCAGCGATATGAAGTCAAACTTCCAGCTGGTGTTCCTCAGAGCGCAGCTGATACGACTAAAGATGCCCTTTATTCCACTGAATACCAGTCTGACCCGTTTGGCTTCATAGTGCGGCGCAAATCCAATGGACGGGTCAT CATGAACACCACAGTCGCTCCTCTGCTGTTTGCTGACCAGTACCTGCAGCTGTCCACCGCACTAGCATCCTCCCTTGTGTCTGGTCTCGGGGAGCAttacacctccctcctcctggacCTTAACTGGACTTCTCTGACTCTCTGGAACAGAAACATGGCACCTCAT GCCGATGCTAACCTCTATGGCTCCCACCCGTTCTACATAGTACAGGAGGAGGACGGCTCGGCACACGGCGTCTTCCTTCTTAACAGCAATGCCATCG AAGTGCTGCTGCAGCCGACCCCCGCTCTCACCTGGGTGGCTATCGGTGGAATCCTGGACCTCTATGTTTTCTTGGGTCCTGACCCTCAAACTGTGATACGACAGTACCTTCAAGTCATTG GCTATCCCATGATGCCTCCCTATTGGTCATTGGGCTTTCATCTGTGTCGCTGGGGTTACACAACCACTATGACTACCCGACATGTGGCACAACGCATGCACAATGCAACGTTTCCCATG GATGTACAGTGGAATGATCTAGACTATGCCAATAAGGACAGGGTgttcacctttgacccctggCGATTTGGGGACCTCCCAGAGATGGTGAAGGACTTCCATGAAAGAGGAATGAAGTACATCCTGATTCTG GACCCGgggatcagcagcagcagccccccTGGAACGTACTCGCCCTTTGATGATGGACTGAAACGAGACGTCTTCATTAAAAATGCTACCGGACACATCCTGATAGGGAAG GTTTGGCCGGGCCCTACTGCCTTCCCCGACTTCACCAACCCAGAGACCAGGCGCTGGTGGGAGGACTGCATCAGAGAGTTTCATTCTAAAGTTCCTGTGGATGGCCTGTGGATT GATATGAATGAACCAGCCAGTTTTGTGCAGGGCTCAGTGGAGGGCTGTCCTGACAGTGATCTTGAGAACCCACCCTACACACCCA AGGTGGTTGGAGGCCAGTTGAACTCGGGAACTCTTTGTATGTCGGCTCAGCAGAAGCTGTCAACCCACTACAACCTGCACAATATGTACGGACTGACTGAAGCCGAGGCCACGCACAG AGGACATCGTAGCCAGAGATCTAGTAGAGCAGATGTTGAGCATGGAGCCTCATCGGAGGCCTTCAGCTGA
- the samd9l gene encoding sterile alpha motif domain-containing protein 9-like, with amino-acid sequence MADELEQSPKGWTESQVSDWLRSIGVKKQYIEKLYEEEVNGQVLLSLNEDDLKSKMGMKSGPAHLIIQTRDELINSKKKSQEKKKTSSGKTPQLEQEHIDAKSVQCLPATSEATPAQIPKKDEAVVKDRQTAQELNVSTSKDDCRPRPFDQEAIDFIYVKHRVIQPESGAFNLISPCHEFKSLAKAVTLDRTRLQAKFAYEVLRFATGCMNIRSNGTIHFGVMDSKEGTGNVHGEIIGIPVPEKDIYVDALDYIERSFSSSKEHVRQCIRPPRFIEVMDGESTEKRYVVEVDIVPSISIVKNKVYEVRLPNFKESSNKVEFEKETILRRVGAKTEPVTDISDFHERVKDRDAQREEAEKTLFLGAPDCCQDLGRKLKMLMTSGKKFIEKEKWFILVTNKFNPDDLRNLDWLLNMTMFCVFDFDPDSKVSGLCSQYRQHHVANIHSLQSYRISSDMSIQEFTTHLHLFDQTSWIFCNGRSDYKGDDSPCNEMTWFKTKMTVLREAVSLICKQILPKGTFQVIFLLTSPVEKPLLHTFNEFFTDMEGHEDIICICESEKNFQKWQSFTEGSCGTETVNNSSVVGMKMSHINATLEQIQSVNVCARKHLPVFVKGTCLLETHEEEKMYSLEILTVDHCDETSQAFIEEEKENIDQQFYHGGRINWLNLWLAEHRHVGEVIERDAYQDVSNCVNDSLKSNADQTPVNSINIFHHPGSGGSTVARQVLWNNRKGLRCAVVKPSYSPAVVAQHAVELREYEEKDPQRCLPVLLLIEDSDREYLDDLRNELEVATNAKRILCGTLCFILMSCRRSHDPEKRCKESPLQNVSVTHKLSEQEKRQFAKKRKVLEEHYEHEFILTFVLMSEGFDKKYVQQFVKHLLQGLDSTSLVTSLILYVALLNTYVQNSFISQSHCEEFLGNFLIHLERFRQHEFEKSLGDQAKLIFLHLRDDKTHIKSIRIIHPLVAKEILEQLLGDKQTQSSLAMSLLCNTVLFEHRFGRAEYLSFLKALLITRSRISKGDKYDSFFSPLIVHVREKEKSPDKAIELLTKAFQCFHNDPFFAQQLARLHYTDEKFEEAKYWAETAAQQLPKNSYILDTKGQVYKKWFEAKCKAIENDRVQKTPENIADAVATALKALECFQECEKAAEADPERNNSSGFFSEVEVGCSVLKLISSSEVFANRANGHSECMKYLSTPEYIPEEVENAWAPFHDGLKKLNKAMQDALDWISEDLSYFQTDIGFDGEETPESHEEKISHPLKWLAKKSSEYGKYFSETALQRKSIATNLTPFQKRMIIYRLGGGNMTSILFNLTDQKDAVTLLETILSLYPRNPKMAKFGQRDIVNYIMANLTLNCLSPTIKKIAQLKDLQELCHQFPKDKGTCLSSGLFLRTLLFWPEDHDPDNEKETKYEIVQAAVDQLKKDYLIKMKDIPQRKRRLYTHFFLGSGNGLDKFVHKRKFESVTKMFSVSEKRMKWFRGEAWKKPEIATMLNCVSGWTEDGQVYLEGPRKRKFNILPLHLPSVPHSNENITFYLGFTFRGPVACNILVKQ; translated from the exons ATGG CTGACGAACTTGAGCAGTCACCCAAGGGTTGGACTGAATCTCAAGTAAGCGACTGGCTAAGATCAATTGGAGTGAAGAAGCAGTACATAGAAAAGCTCTACGAGGAAGAGGTCAATGGACAAGTCCTTCTGTCACTGAATGAGGACGATTTGAAGTCAAAGATGGGCATGAAATCAGGGCCTGCTCATTTGATTATTCAGACAAGAGATGAGCTCATTAACTCCAAGAAAAAGtctcaagagaagaagaagacatccAGTGGCAAAACCCCCCAGTTGGAACAAGAACACATTGATGCAAAATCTGTTCAATGTCTTCCCGCAACAAGTGAAGCTACTCCGGCACAGATTCCTAAGAAAGATGAAGCTGTCGTAAAGGACCGACAAACAGCTCAGGAACTAAATGTGTCCACTTCAAAAGACGACTGCAGACCACGGCCATTTGACCAAGAAGCGATTGATTTCATATATGTAAAGCACAGAGTCATTCAACCCGAATCGGGTGCTTTTAATCTGATATCTCCATGCCATGAATTCAAATCTTTAGCTAAAGCTGTTACGTTGGATCGCACAAGACTCCAAGCTAAGTTTGCCTATGAGGTCCTTAGATTTGCAACTGGCTGTATGAATATCAGATCAAATGGCACAATACACTTTGGTGTGATGGACAGCAAAGAGGGCACAGGAAATGTCCACGGTGAGATAATTGGTATCCCTGTTCCAGAGAAAGACATTTATGTAGATGCTTTGGACTACATTGAAAGGAGTTTCTCTTCTTCCAAAGAGCATGTACGCCAGTGTATACGGCCACCAAGGTTCATTGAGGTTATGGATGGCGAAAGTACAGAAAAGAGGTATGTGGTAGAGGTTGACATTGTGCCTTCAATAAGTATTGTGAAGAACAAAGTGTATGAAGTGCGTCTGCCAAACTTCAAAGAGTCATCAAACAAAGTAGAATTTGAGAAAGAAACAATTCTGCGGCGGGTGGGTGCAAAGACGGAACCGGTGACCGACATAAGTGATTTTCACGAACGAGTCAAAGATCGAGACGCTCAAAGAGAAGAAGCAGAGAAAACTCTGTTCCTCGGTGCCCCAGACTGCTGCCAAGACCTCGGGAGGAAACTAAAAATGCTTATGACTTCTGGAAAGAAATTCATCGAAAAGGAGAAATGGTTCATCCTCGTCACTAACAAGTTCAACCCTGATGACCTTCGCAACCTTGACTGGCTGCTTAACATGaccatgttctgtgtgtttgactTTGACCCAGACTCAAAGGTCTCAGGTCTTTGCAGTCAGTACCGTCAGCATCACGTGGCAAATATTCATTCTCTGCAGAGCTATAGGATATCCAGTGACATGAGCATCCAAGAATTCACGACTCATTTGCATCTGTTCGACCAAACTAGCTGGATCTTTTGTAACGGCCGTAGTGACTACAAAGGAGATGACAGTCCATGTAATGAAATGACTTGGTTTAAGACAAAAATGACTGTCCTGCGGGAAGCTGTGTCTTTGATCTGTAAACAAATCTTGCCAAAAGGGACATTCCAAGTCATTTTTCTTCTCACATCACCAGTTGAGAAACCACTCTTGCACACCTTTAATGAGTTTTTCACAGACATGGAAGGCCATGAAGACATCATCTGCATCTGTGAATCAGAGAAAAACTTCCAGAAGTGGCAAAGCTTTACAGAGGGGTCATGTGGAACAGAAACTGTGAACAATTCCAGTGTTGTTGGGATGAAAATGAGTCACATTAATGCAACTCTAGAGCAAATACAATCTGTCAACGTATGCGCAAGAAAACACCTGCCAGTCTTTGTGAAGGGGACATGTCTTCTTGAAACACACGAAGAGGAAAAGATGTATTCTCTGGAAATTCTGACAGTCGATCATTGTGACGAAACAAGCCAAGCCTTCattgaggaagagaaagagaacatTGACCAGCAGTTTTACCATGGTGGTCGAATAAACTGGTTGAATTTATGGCTTGCTGAGCACCGGCATGTTGGAGAGGTAATTGAAAGAGATGCTTATCAGGATGTCTCCAATTGTGTCAATGACTCTTTGAAGTCGAATGCTGATCAAACTCCAGTGAACAGTATAAACATCTTCCATCACCCAGGAAGTGGTGGAAGCACTGTCGCAAGACAAGTGCTGTGGAACAACAGGAAAGGTCTCAGGTGTGCAGTTGTAAAGCCCTCATACTCTCCTGCTGTGGTTGCGCAACATGCAGTTGAACTGAGAGAATACGAGGAGAAAGATCCACAGAGGTGTCTTCCTGTGCTGCTCCTCATTGAAGACTCAGACAGAGAATACCTCGATGATCTCAGGAACGAACTGGAGGTTGCCACAAACGCCAAAAGAATCCTGTGTGGAACTCTGTGTTTCATTTTGATGAGCTGCAGACGATCCCATGATCCAGAGAAAAGATGCAAAGAGTCTCCGTTACAGAACGTGTCTGTCACTCACAAACTGTCTGAACAAGAGAAGAGACAGTTTGCCAAAAAACGAAAGGTGCTTGAGGAACATTATGAACATGAGTTCATCCTGACATTTGTTCTGATGAGTGAAGGATTCGATAAGAAGTATGTTCAACAGTTTGTCAAACATTTGCTGCAAGGCCTTGACAGTACATCTCTTGTGACTAGCCTCATTCTTTATGTGGCATTGCTGAACACTTATGTTCAAAACTCGTTCATCTCTCAGTCCCATTGTGAAGAGTTTCTTGGAAACTTTCTCATTCACTTGGAAAGGTTTCGCCAACATGAGTTTGAGAAATCCCTCGGTGATCAGGCTAAACTAATCTTCTTGCATCTCAGAGATGATAAGACACACATTAAATCGATCAGAATCATCCACCCACTCGTTGCAAAGGAAATTCTCGAGCAACTTTTGGGGGACAAACAGACCCAAAGCAGTTTGGCAATGAGTTTGCTGTGCAACACCGTGCTTTTTGAGCACAGATTTGGAAGAGCTGAATATCTGTCATTTTTGAAAGCACTGTTGATAACGCGATCCAGAATAAGCAAAGGGGACAAATATGAcagttttttctctcctctgattgtgcatgtgcgtgaaaaggaaaaaagccCAGACAAAGCAATTGAGTTACTCACGAAAGCGTTCCAGTGTTTCCATAACGATCCATTCTTTGCGCAACAACTTGCACGTCTTCATTACACCGACGAAAAGTTTGAAGAGGCCAAATACTGGGCCGAGACAGCAGCCCAACAGTTGCCCAAAAACTCGTACATACTCGACACAAAAGGGCAGGTGTACAAGAAATGGTTCGAAGCTAAATGCAAAGCTATTGAGAATGACAGAGTACAAAAGACACCCGAGAATATAGCAGATGCCGTGGCGACTGCACTGAAAGCCCTGGAGTGTTTTCAGGAATGTGAGAAAGCAGCTGAAGCAGATCCAGAAAGAAATAATAGCTCAGGGTTTTTCTCTGAAGTTGAGGTTGGATGCAGTGTGCTCAAACTGATCTCTTCATCGGAAGTGTTTGCAAACAGAGCCAATGGCCATTCAGAGTGTATGAAGTACCTGTCGACACCGGAGTACATTCCTGAGGAAGTTGAAAACGCCTGGGCACCATTTCATGATGGTTTGAAAAAACTCAACAAGGCAATGCAAGATGCCCTCGATTGGATTTCAGAAGACCTCAGTTACTTCCAAACAGACATCGGTTTTGATGGAGAAGAGACCCCTGAAAGTCACGAGGAGAAAATAAGTCATCCACTGAAATGGTTGGCAAAAAAATCTTCAGAGTATGGGAAATATTTCAGTGAAACTGCACTTCAACGGAAATCAATCGCAACCAATCTGACTCCTTTCCAAAAGCGCATGATCATCTATCGTCTTGGTGGGGGGAACATGACATCTATCCTCTTCAACCTAACTGACCAGAAGGATGCAGTAACTCTCCTCGAGACCATCCTTTCTCTCTACCCCAGAAATCCAAAAATGGCTAAATTTGGTCAAAGGGATATTGTCAATTACATAATGGCCAACCTTACTCTGAACTGCCTGTCACCAACGATCAAAAAGATCGCTCAGCTGAAAGATCTGCAGGAACTTTGTCATCAGTTCCCAAAAGATAAAGGGACATGTTTATCGAGTGGCCTCTTCTTGCGTACCTTGCTATTCTGGCCGGAGGATCATGACCCAGATAatgagaaagaaacaaaatatgaaattgtgCAAGCGGCTGTTGACCAACTAAAAAAAGACTACTTGATCAAGATGAAGGACATTCCTCAGAGGAAAAGAAGGCTTTACACCCATTTCTTTCTGGGCAGTGGGAACGGACTGGATAAATTTGTCCACAAGAGAAAGTTTGAAAGTGTCACAAAGATGTTCTCAGTTTCTGAGAAACGCATGAAGTGGTTTAGGGGTGAGGCATGGAAAAAGCCTGAGATTGCCACAATGCTGAATTGCGTttctggatggactgaagatgGACAGGTGTACCTTGAAGGCCCTCGGAAAAGGAAGTTCAATATCCTGCCTCTTCACCTACCATCAGTGCCTCATAGTAATGAAAACATCACGTTCTACCTGGGGTTCACATTCAGAGGGCCAGTTGCCTGCAACATCCTTGTGAAACAATAG
- the LOC130189097 gene encoding lysosomal alpha-glucosidase-like has product MGRGGSSLTAAALLLVSALAACAFINHVTPLLRSGCATNAHERLGDNPTKRRDNTAETSSKEIDIPRDDACAMAPESRFDCARDRLLSRRGCEERGCCYAPLPHSAGPPWCFYPSRYPGYRMGPLTPTVRGQEATLTRAAPPRLPREISPVHLEATGETAGSVYVMLVCFFVSFQIRNTEITWFFRFPFENQKGETGIPPPYFVSAV; this is encoded by the coding sequence ATGGGTCGTGGTGGGTCTAGCCTCACGGCAGCTGCGCTCCTGCTCGTCTCTGCTCTGGCAGCGTGCGCGTTCATCAACCACGTGACCCCGCTGCTGAGATCGGGCTGTGCAACAAACGCGCACGAAAGACTCGGTGATAATCCAACAAAACGGCGGGATAATACAGCGGAAACGAGCTCGAAAGAGATCGATATTCCCAGAGATGACGCATGCGCCATGGCCCCAGAGAGCCGGTTTGATTGTGCCAGGGACAGGCTTCTGAGCCGGAGGGGGTGTGAAGAGAGGGGATGCTGCTACGCCCCTCTGCCTCACTCTGCAGGACCACCTTGGTGCTTCTACCCCAGTCGGTACCCTGGCTACAGAATGGGTCCCCTCACGCCCACCGTGCGAGGCCAGGAGGCCACCCTGACCCGGGCCGCCCCCCCACGTCTCCCCAGAGAGATCTCCCCTGTCCACCTAGAGGCCACAGGGGAGACTGcagggtccgtgtacgtaatgttagtttgttttttcgtttcattccaaatacggaatacggaaatcacgtggttttttcgttttccgtttgaaaaccaaaagggGGAAaccggaataccacctccgtatttcgtttctgctgtctga
- the LOC130189098 gene encoding lysine-specific demethylase 5B-B-like has protein sequence MRRICHSKSDWVDIKWKGAVLQHPVQQDGNSCGLVVIMMANEVMEAFPIMPNMVFGTTIKEMEDQRKQFALKILKASVFESEDKCSMCSAKKPPGPGPAFTDWIQCDSCSRWFHSQCLGMDTQTVQEAANSNWNCCLCPELLYD, from the exons ATGCGAAGGATCTGCCACAGCAAGTCTGACTGGGTGGATATCAAATGGAAGGGAGCGGTTCTGCAACACCCAGTGCAGCAAGATGGCAACAGTTGTGGGTTGGTGGTAATCATG ATGGCAAACGAAGTCATGGAGGCCTTCCCAATCATGCCAAACATGGTATTTGGCACGACAATAAAAGAAATGGAAGATCAGCGGAAACAGTTCGCTCTGAAAATATTGAAAGCATCAG TGTTTGAATCGGAGGACAAATGTTCGATGTGCTCGGCCAAAAAACCACCCGGTCCAGGGCCTGCTTTCACTGACTGG aTTCAGTGTGACAGCTGTTCCCGCTGGTTCCACAGCCAGTGCCTTGGAATGGACACACAAACCGTTCAGGAAGCAGCAAATTCCAACTGGAACTGCTGTCTGTGTCCCGAATTATTGTATGATTAG